In Streptomyces sp. NBC_01717, one DNA window encodes the following:
- a CDS encoding aminopeptidase P family protein: protein MAKGRKNGLYSGISEELSALMRTGWADTERHDLRLGEQAPYAARRRASLSARFPGERLVIPSGNLKARSNDDSYPFRPYSGYVHMAGDQARDGALVLEPRVDGGHDAYCYQLPRDSRDNDEFWTGATAELWMGRRRSLAESELVLGLPCRDVRTAAGDLAAASGAPTRIVRGLDPSLEAAVTTDEERDAELEEALSDLRLVKDDWEIAELRKAVDSTVRGFTDVIGELSGAIASSERWIEGTFFRRARLEGNAVGYGSICAAGEHATIMHWTDNDGPVRPGDLLLLDAGVETHTLYTADVTRTLPISGTFTPLQRKVYDAVYAAQEAGMAAVKPGAAYRDFHEASQRYLAAQLVEWGFIVGPADRAYELGLQRRFTMAGTGHMLGLDVHDCAQARNEEYVDGVLEPGMVLTVEPGLYFQPDDLTVPEEWRGIGVRIEDDLVVTDDGHENLSAGLPRSADDVEAWMAEFAG, encoded by the coding sequence GTGGCGAAAGGCCGAAAGAACGGTCTCTACTCAGGGATCTCCGAGGAACTGTCCGCTCTGATGCGGACGGGGTGGGCGGACACCGAGCGGCACGACCTGCGGCTCGGTGAGCAGGCTCCGTACGCAGCCCGTCGCCGCGCCTCGCTCTCCGCGCGCTTTCCGGGCGAACGCCTCGTGATTCCCTCGGGGAACCTCAAGGCTCGTTCGAACGACGACAGCTACCCGTTCCGGCCGTACTCGGGTTACGTGCACATGGCCGGAGACCAAGCACGGGACGGCGCTCTCGTCCTCGAACCCCGAGTGGACGGCGGCCATGACGCCTACTGCTACCAGCTGCCGCGGGACAGCAGGGACAACGACGAGTTCTGGACCGGCGCCACGGCGGAGCTGTGGATGGGCCGGCGCCGCTCTCTCGCCGAGTCGGAGCTCGTGCTCGGTCTGCCCTGCCGTGACGTCCGCACGGCGGCCGGCGACCTGGCCGCCGCCTCCGGTGCGCCGACCCGGATCGTCCGGGGCCTCGACCCGTCCCTCGAGGCCGCCGTCACCACGGATGAAGAGCGCGACGCCGAACTGGAAGAGGCGCTCAGCGATCTCCGCCTCGTCAAGGACGACTGGGAGATCGCCGAGCTCCGCAAGGCCGTGGACTCCACGGTGCGCGGATTCACCGATGTGATCGGGGAGCTCTCCGGGGCGATCGCGTCGTCCGAGCGGTGGATCGAGGGCACGTTCTTCCGCCGTGCACGCCTCGAGGGCAATGCCGTCGGCTACGGCTCGATCTGCGCCGCGGGCGAGCACGCCACGATCATGCACTGGACGGACAACGACGGTCCGGTGCGCCCGGGGGACCTGCTCCTGCTCGACGCCGGCGTGGAGACACACACGCTCTACACCGCCGACGTCACGCGCACGCTGCCGATCAGTGGCACTTTCACGCCTCTGCAGCGCAAGGTCTATGACGCGGTGTACGCGGCACAGGAAGCCGGCATGGCAGCCGTCAAGCCGGGCGCCGCGTACCGCGACTTCCACGAGGCGTCCCAGCGATACCTGGCGGCCCAGCTGGTCGAGTGGGGCTTCATCGTGGGCCCGGCCGACCGCGCGTACGAACTCGGCCTTCAGCGCCGCTTCACCATGGCGGGCACCGGTCACATGCTCGGTCTGGACGTGCATGACTGCGCGCAGGCCCGGAACGAGGAGTACGTCGACGGCGTGCTGGAACCGGGCATGGTCCTCACCGTCGAGCCCGGCCTGTACTTCCAGCCGGACGATCTCACCGTGCCCGAGGAGTGGCGCGGCATCGGCGTCCGCATCGAGGACGACCTGGTCGTCACCGACGACGGTCACGAGAACCTGTCAGCGGGCCTGCCCCGGTCGGCGGACGATGTCGAGGCGTGGATGGCCGAGTTCGCGGGTTGA
- a CDS encoding LuxR family transcriptional regulator, with protein sequence MTNAKLGEALRLLGIGHAAGQVYLALLELAPAPLSAIAAAADLDGPELATAYGALVDAGLASAAEEGGDVVAPVPPTAGLEILARHRAAEVEESRITVGGAFESFRRQRLAAYNDNLVEVVTGDAIGPRIRHAWASARDQIRQFESPPYFPLADATADALATLARGVTQRVVYSRESLEHPGHLKEVIEPCIKAGEQARVLPSVPVKLVIIDEAYALVSLSIKEADVHNTMLVVQPCGLLSALMALFEQSWQNALPFHGRTTRPGGLPAADRRLLWLLAGGASDDIIARELGVSRRTLFRRLQILMAQLGAANRFQMALQAQRSGWL encoded by the coding sequence ATGACGAACGCGAAACTCGGCGAGGCCCTTCGGCTTCTGGGCATCGGTCACGCGGCGGGTCAGGTCTATCTGGCACTGCTTGAGCTGGCCCCCGCTCCGCTGAGTGCGATCGCGGCCGCGGCCGACCTGGACGGTCCGGAACTGGCCACGGCATACGGCGCACTGGTCGACGCCGGTCTCGCCAGTGCCGCCGAGGAGGGTGGGGACGTGGTGGCCCCGGTGCCGCCGACCGCAGGCCTGGAGATCCTCGCCCGGCACCGTGCGGCCGAGGTCGAGGAGTCTCGCATCACCGTCGGGGGCGCGTTCGAGTCGTTCCGGCGACAGCGGCTCGCCGCGTACAACGACAATCTCGTCGAGGTCGTCACCGGCGACGCCATCGGCCCCAGAATTCGTCACGCATGGGCAAGCGCCCGCGATCAGATCCGGCAGTTCGAGTCACCGCCGTACTTCCCCTTGGCCGACGCCACGGCCGACGCGCTGGCCACGCTCGCCCGCGGTGTGACGCAGCGTGTCGTGTACTCGCGGGAGTCGCTGGAGCACCCGGGTCACCTGAAAGAGGTCATCGAACCGTGCATCAAGGCCGGCGAACAGGCCAGGGTGCTGCCGTCGGTGCCGGTCAAACTCGTGATCATCGACGAGGCGTACGCACTCGTGTCGTTGTCCATCAAAGAGGCGGACGTACACAACACCATGCTGGTCGTGCAGCCATGCGGCCTGCTCTCCGCACTCATGGCACTCTTCGAGCAGTCCTGGCAGAACGCCCTGCCGTTCCATGGCCGCACCACTCGCCCAGGAGGCCTGCCGGCCGCCGACCGCCGCCTGCTGTGGCTCCTCGCGGGCGGCGCGAGCGACGACATCATCGCCCGCGAGCTGGGAGTCAGCCGCCGCACACTCTTCCGCCGCCTGCAGATCCTGATGGCCCAGCTGGGCGCCGCGAACCGCTTCCAGATGGCCTTGCAGGCACAGCGCAGCGGATGGTTGTGA
- a CDS encoding CsbD family protein, giving the protein MAANEKTQAKTEQAKGKIKEAAGRTVGNERLTAEGRIDQTKGDARMAKEKAKDAFKH; this is encoded by the coding sequence ATGGCTGCCAATGAGAAGACCCAGGCCAAGACCGAGCAGGCCAAGGGCAAGATCAAGGAAGCCGCCGGCCGCACCGTAGGCAACGAGCGACTCACCGCCGAAGGACGCATCGACCAGACCAAGGGCGACGCCCGTATGGCCAAGGAGAAGGCGAAGGACGCCTTCAAGCACTGA
- a CDS encoding YihY/virulence factor BrkB family protein yields MGTATRVPQTRDMAGDELSADEALASLRRYGRWPLVRDSFVRFRYADGFSHARALALQTVLAVIPLVIAFVGLSASLHTENVGRLAELTIHRITAGPSAEVVDDALDRSRERAGEGSQLTLWFGLAFSLVNVTTAMCQIERGANRIYGVERDRPFHQKYFRGLVMALVAGIPLGIGFILMVVGGDLAAAAVTVYGLGDGARNSWDLLRWPCGLLLALISASAIFRRSPRRRQPGYTWLAFGAALYLVLWTALTWLLSLYLSVSGSFDTVYGPLSAFMSLLLWAYLTSIALFLGLSFAAQLEAARALRPGPVQPDPGA; encoded by the coding sequence ATGGGCACCGCGACCCGGGTTCCGCAGACCCGCGACATGGCAGGCGACGAGCTCTCCGCCGACGAGGCACTGGCATCGCTGCGCCGCTACGGTCGCTGGCCACTGGTGCGGGATTCCTTCGTCCGCTTCCGTTACGCCGACGGCTTCAGTCACGCCCGCGCACTCGCCCTGCAGACCGTTCTCGCTGTGATTCCGCTCGTCATCGCCTTCGTCGGGCTGTCCGCCTCACTTCACACGGAGAACGTGGGGAGGCTGGCGGAACTGACGATTCACCGCATCACCGCGGGCCCGAGTGCCGAGGTCGTGGATGACGCGCTCGATCGGAGCCGGGAGCGGGCCGGGGAGGGTTCTCAGCTCACTCTCTGGTTCGGCCTGGCCTTCTCGCTGGTGAACGTCACGACGGCGATGTGTCAGATCGAACGCGGTGCCAACCGGATCTACGGGGTCGAGCGCGACCGCCCCTTCCATCAGAAGTACTTCCGGGGCCTGGTGATGGCGCTGGTTGCCGGGATACCCCTGGGCATCGGGTTCATCCTCATGGTGGTCGGCGGCGACCTCGCCGCGGCTGCCGTGACGGTCTACGGTCTCGGCGACGGAGCCAGGAACTCCTGGGATCTGCTGAGATGGCCGTGCGGGCTGCTGCTCGCACTCATCTCCGCGAGCGCGATCTTCCGTCGCTCCCCGCGTCGCAGGCAACCCGGCTACACGTGGCTGGCGTTCGGGGCAGCCCTCTACCTGGTGCTGTGGACGGCGCTGACCTGGTTGCTCAGCCTCTATCTCTCGGTCAGCGGGTCGTTCGACACGGTCTACGGCCCGCTGAGCGCCTTCATGTCGCTGCTGCTCTGGGCCTATCTGACTTCCATCGCTCTCTTTCTCGGACTGTCCTTCGCCGCGCAGTTGGAGGCCGCCCGCGCCTTGCGGCCCGGTCCTGTCCAACCCGATCCGGGAGCATGA
- a CDS encoding phosphatase PAP2 family protein — MVVRATALRLRERRARAADRRYGVRLLGAAAVAALSSVLFGLLLVLVEGSWRPLLAMDARAARRLHSTGLEHPAWTSTLRFLSDWVWDPVTLRCVVALLTAWLLYRRAWRLAAWSGVTAAAGGLIGLLVKTVVERARPSLADLVAQAPGFSFPSGHAMTATTSFAILLLVLLPLVPRGRRALCWSVAVLSVLGVGFTRVALGVHWFSDVVGGWLLGLAVVASTGWAFEAWRADSGRRRSEVTEGLEPELTEAGPER, encoded by the coding sequence ATGGTCGTGCGAGCCACTGCCCTGCGGCTTCGGGAGCGCCGTGCCCGGGCAGCTGACCGCAGATACGGTGTCCGCCTGCTCGGCGCCGCAGCCGTCGCCGCGCTCTCATCGGTGCTCTTCGGGCTTCTTCTGGTCCTCGTCGAGGGCAGTTGGCGCCCGTTGCTCGCCATGGACGCGCGTGCGGCGCGGCGGCTGCACAGCACCGGGCTCGAACACCCTGCGTGGACGAGCACCCTCCGCTTCCTGTCCGACTGGGTCTGGGACCCTGTGACGCTGCGCTGCGTGGTCGCGCTGTTGACGGCCTGGCTGCTCTACCGCCGCGCCTGGCGGCTGGCCGCCTGGTCCGGCGTGACGGCGGCGGCCGGGGGACTGATAGGTCTGCTGGTCAAAACGGTGGTCGAGCGGGCCAGGCCCTCCTTGGCGGACCTGGTGGCCCAGGCACCGGGCTTCTCCTTCCCCTCCGGTCACGCGATGACCGCCACCACCTCGTTCGCCATCCTGCTGCTCGTACTGCTGCCGCTGGTGCCCCGTGGCCGGCGGGCCCTTTGCTGGAGCGTGGCGGTGCTCTCGGTGCTGGGCGTCGGATTCACCCGGGTCGCGCTCGGCGTCCACTGGTTCAGCGATGTGGTCGGCGGCTGGCTCCTGGGTCTCGCCGTGGTGGCGTCGACCGGCTGGGCCTTCGAAGCCTGGCGCGCCGACTCCGGCCGTCGTCGCAGCGAGGTGACCGAGGGTCTGGAGCCCGAGCTGACCGAGGCCGGCCCGGAGCGGTGA
- a CDS encoding hemerythrin domain-containing protein, translating to MPAVMRQDDEYTGYIEDLEREHRDLDRLLDTADLVDRDDRQRFLDAVDELHRHIAKEEDGLFPASLTTLAGDDWDRAMAAWREAHPDVRTP from the coding sequence ATGCCCGCGGTGATGCGCCAGGACGACGAGTACACGGGGTACATCGAGGACCTGGAGCGCGAACACCGCGACCTGGACCGGTTGCTGGACACGGCAGATCTCGTGGACAGGGACGACCGCCAAAGGTTCCTCGATGCCGTGGACGAACTGCACCGCCACATCGCCAAGGAGGAGGACGGGCTGTTCCCCGCCTCGCTCACCACACTGGCCGGCGACGACTGGGATCGCGCGATGGCCGCCTGGCGCGAGGCACACCCAGACGTCCGGACGCCATGA
- a CDS encoding class I SAM-dependent methyltransferase — MDWNAWHGKYDVADSWMARRLRTVQSQTRAALDDAPAGPLKVISLCAGDGRDLLHVLSDHPRRHEVRARLVELDARNTAAASETARLAKLDQVEVATGDASLIDQYRDMTPADLVLACGVFGNITDSDIEGTIGACNQLCKTGGTVIWTRNRAAPDRVPMICDWFGEQGFELQWLSEPGAGYGVGVHRFTGTPRPLHTGTRLFEFVGYDVLRRRETAQSG; from the coding sequence ATGGACTGGAACGCCTGGCATGGCAAGTACGACGTAGCGGACTCCTGGATGGCACGGAGGCTGCGGACCGTTCAATCGCAGACCCGGGCTGCCCTGGACGATGCCCCGGCCGGGCCGCTGAAGGTGATCAGCTTGTGCGCCGGGGACGGTCGTGACCTCCTCCACGTCCTGTCCGATCATCCGCGCCGCCACGAGGTGCGGGCGCGGCTTGTCGAGTTGGACGCCCGCAACACCGCCGCGGCTTCGGAGACGGCCCGCCTGGCAAAGCTGGACCAGGTCGAGGTAGCGACGGGCGACGCCTCCCTCATCGACCAGTACCGGGACATGACCCCCGCGGACCTCGTTCTGGCCTGCGGTGTCTTCGGAAACATCACCGACAGCGACATCGAGGGCACCATCGGTGCCTGCAATCAGTTGTGCAAGACCGGTGGCACCGTCATCTGGACCCGCAACCGTGCCGCCCCCGACCGAGTGCCCATGATCTGCGATTGGTTCGGCGAGCAGGGTTTCGAACTGCAGTGGCTATCTGAACCGGGTGCTGGCTATGGGGTCGGTGTGCACCGGTTCACCGGCACGCCTCGACCCCTGCACACCGGCACCCGGCTGTTCGAGTTCGTGGGCTACGACGTGCTCCGTCGGCGCGAGACTGCACAATCCGGCTGA
- a CDS encoding carbohydrate-binding protein, which produces MKRLRALLCGAATAALATAGLGAFAAQQASGASTDATALSNRWYAAAPYLMPHDNNPPDAGAIMDATGLKAFQLAFILAPNGGGCSPTWDGTSPVSSDTAVASVIGAIRAKGGDVSVSIGGYGGTKLGQTCSDAASTAAAYQQVITKYQLKAIDFDLEEPEYENATAIAHEIGAAKILQQNNPGLYVSVTTAGTADGTGWFGKQMLNEAKSQGFTPNNFSIMPFDGGFNGSAAQTSALTNFNSILQSTFGWDAATAYAHEGFSGMNGRSDTGEYFSQADFQTVLDYATSHHMDRFTFWSLNRDRQCNPPDNNGQTSGTCSSVAQSDWDFAKYSVKFAGVTPPTTTPPTTPPPGGSCTAAAWSSSAVYTADNTVSYGGHMWKAKWWTQNETPGTTGEWGVWQDLGAC; this is translated from the coding sequence ATGAAGCGTCTTCGCGCTCTGCTCTGTGGTGCTGCCACCGCCGCGCTGGCCACCGCAGGACTCGGTGCATTCGCAGCGCAGCAGGCCTCGGGTGCGTCCACCGACGCCACCGCGCTGAGTAACCGGTGGTACGCCGCCGCGCCCTATCTGATGCCGCACGACAACAACCCGCCGGACGCGGGCGCCATCATGGACGCCACCGGCCTCAAGGCGTTCCAGCTCGCCTTCATCCTCGCTCCCAACGGGGGCGGATGCAGCCCGACGTGGGACGGTACGTCGCCGGTATCGTCGGACACCGCGGTGGCATCCGTCATCGGCGCGATCCGCGCCAAGGGCGGTGACGTGTCGGTCTCCATCGGCGGGTACGGGGGTACGAAACTCGGCCAGACCTGCTCCGACGCGGCGTCCACCGCGGCCGCCTACCAACAGGTCATCACCAAGTACCAGCTGAAGGCCATCGACTTCGACCTGGAGGAGCCGGAGTACGAGAACGCGACCGCCATCGCCCACGAGATCGGCGCAGCCAAGATTCTCCAGCAGAACAACCCGGGCCTCTATGTCTCGGTCACCACCGCGGGAACTGCCGACGGCACCGGCTGGTTCGGCAAGCAAATGCTCAACGAGGCCAAGTCGCAAGGCTTCACGCCGAACAACTTCTCCATCATGCCCTTCGACGGTGGGTTCAACGGGTCGGCCGCACAGACGAGCGCCCTGACGAACTTCAACTCCATCCTGCAGTCCACCTTCGGCTGGGACGCGGCGACTGCGTACGCGCACGAAGGCTTCTCCGGCATGAACGGCCGCAGCGACACCGGGGAGTACTTCAGCCAGGCCGACTTCCAGACCGTGCTGGACTACGCCACCAGCCACCACATGGACCGCTTCACCTTCTGGTCCCTCAACCGCGACCGCCAGTGCAATCCGCCCGACAACAACGGCCAGACCTCCGGCACGTGCAGCAGCGTGGCCCAGTCGGACTGGGACTTCGCGAAGTACTCGGTGAAGTTCGCCGGAGTCACCCCGCCTACGACCACCCCTCCGACCACGCCCCCTCCGGGCGGCAGTTGCACCGCGGCCGCATGGAGCAGCAGCGCCGTCTACACGGCCGACAACACCGTCTCGTACGGGGGCCACATGTGGAAGGCCAAGTGGTGGACACAGAACGAGACGCCCGGCACCACGGGCGAATGGGGAGTCTGGCAGGACCTCGGCGCCTGCTGA
- a CDS encoding GH92 family glycosyl hydrolase codes for MATLGMAATVGPAAAASPHGTVKDPVSYVNPLIGTSNAGNTYPGAVQPFGMLAWSPQNSKGKQVSTPAPGGYQYDATKVRGFSLTHLNGVGCSGANGDIPIMPYVGDVDSSPSTDVTDAKYASTFSHADETASVGYYKVGLASGASAALTTTARTGSGQFGFPADKPASMLFRTSNSETGSTGAAVKINTADRTVTGSVTAGNFCGPQSANNRKDLYTLYFTAHFDKGFAKVGTWTDGTVEPNSTSASGGTGYSSSGQAVEGKGSGAYITFADGTTKVQAKVAISYVSPQNAEANLRAENGPHKSFDSVRTQAAKVWNSTLKSVEVGGGTDAQRSTFYTALYHSMLEPTLTSDVDGRYLGADRKPHRLAKGQKAQYGTFSGWDQYRAQVQLMTLLNPRAGSDYAQSLYNYASQRGGEWDRWLLENGKTSVMSGDPSDAALAGIYAFGGHDFDVQGALKSLVEAATVPTANDSDSSGCNVECVGQRPALDKYLELGYVPADNCHCWGGAAETLEDAAADYGLSELSRQTGKTADAKKFLDRSGNWTNVFDANATPQGGYIRDRKADGTWAGTFTPGTGSGFVEGSSARYTWMVYSDVAGLASAMGGNDQALKRLDAFFRTPDGKFDFSAQDATRYDATNEPDINAPYLYDYLGAPYKTQETVRAEMDQLWTDTPGGIPGNDDAGTMSSWYVFSALGMYPQNPSRADLILSAPLFPHAVVHTGHGKTITINAPAASSENKYIHGLKVDGRTSGKPWVPASLVTRGGTLDYALGATADTSWGSAAADAPPSFPGGGVKYFTGATPERLKVEPGSGSAETTVKVQTLEAKATEVHWTAKPPAGVTVTPTEGDFTVPARGSASAKLTVSAAADTAEGHYTVPVTLRSSAGNELPKTSAAVTVAEKNSMLWNRNSTGISTDDDDPRANFDGEGWSYSAKALAAAGVTPGGTVSSGGFDFDWPKVVAGDPDNIEVVGAGPQVLNVPSAPADTKLSLLGSAAEGSASGQVTLTYTDGTTQQAEIGFSDWTLGGGTQNPSFGNTVAVHTTYRDVQGGGKDPVGTEIFATAPITLQAGKQLASVTLPSATDGGVIHVFAVATA; via the coding sequence ATGGCCACGCTGGGTATGGCTGCCACAGTCGGCCCCGCCGCGGCGGCTTCCCCGCACGGCACCGTCAAGGATCCGGTGTCGTACGTCAACCCGCTGATCGGCACGTCCAATGCGGGCAACACATACCCGGGTGCCGTGCAGCCGTTCGGCATGCTGGCCTGGAGCCCACAGAACTCGAAGGGCAAGCAGGTCTCGACACCCGCTCCCGGTGGCTACCAGTACGACGCGACGAAGGTACGCGGCTTCAGCCTCACCCATCTCAACGGCGTCGGATGCTCCGGTGCGAACGGTGACATCCCGATCATGCCGTACGTGGGTGACGTCGACTCCTCGCCCAGCACGGACGTCACCGACGCGAAGTACGCCAGCACCTTCTCGCACGCCGACGAGACCGCCTCGGTCGGCTACTACAAGGTCGGCCTGGCCAGTGGCGCCTCCGCGGCGCTCACCACGACCGCCCGGACCGGCTCGGGACAGTTCGGCTTCCCGGCGGACAAGCCCGCCAGCATGCTCTTCCGCACCTCCAATTCGGAGACTGGCAGCACGGGCGCCGCCGTGAAGATCAACACGGCCGACCGGACCGTGACGGGCTCCGTCACCGCGGGCAACTTCTGCGGTCCGCAGAGTGCGAACAACCGCAAGGACCTCTACACGCTGTACTTCACCGCCCACTTCGACAAGGGGTTCGCGAAGGTCGGCACCTGGACGGACGGTACGGTCGAGCCCAACTCCACCTCGGCCTCCGGCGGTACGGGGTACAGCTCGTCCGGGCAGGCCGTGGAGGGCAAGGGCTCCGGCGCATACATCACCTTCGCCGACGGAACCACCAAGGTCCAGGCCAAGGTAGCCATCTCCTATGTCAGCCCACAGAACGCCGAGGCCAACCTCCGCGCGGAGAACGGGCCCCACAAGAGCTTCGACTCCGTCAGGACGCAGGCCGCCAAGGTCTGGAACAGCACGCTGAAGTCGGTCGAGGTGGGTGGCGGCACCGACGCCCAGCGCTCCACCTTCTACACCGCGCTCTACCACTCCATGCTGGAACCCACCCTGACCAGCGACGTGGACGGCCGCTATCTAGGCGCCGACCGCAAGCCGCACCGGCTCGCCAAGGGGCAGAAGGCGCAGTACGGCACCTTCTCCGGATGGGACCAGTACCGTGCGCAGGTGCAGCTGATGACGCTGCTCAACCCGAGGGCGGGCAGCGACTATGCGCAGTCCCTCTACAACTACGCGAGTCAGCGCGGCGGCGAGTGGGACCGCTGGCTGCTGGAGAACGGCAAGACGAGCGTGATGTCGGGAGACCCCTCGGACGCGGCCCTCGCCGGCATCTACGCCTTCGGCGGCCATGACTTCGACGTCCAGGGCGCCCTGAAGTCGCTGGTCGAGGCAGCGACCGTGCCGACGGCGAACGACTCGGACAGTTCGGGCTGCAACGTCGAGTGCGTGGGCCAGCGGCCCGCACTCGACAAGTATCTGGAGCTCGGGTACGTACCGGCTGACAACTGCCACTGCTGGGGAGGCGCGGCCGAGACTCTGGAGGACGCGGCGGCCGACTACGGCCTGTCCGAGCTGTCCCGGCAGACCGGGAAGACCGCCGACGCGAAGAAGTTCCTGGACCGCTCGGGGAACTGGACGAACGTCTTCGATGCCAACGCCACTCCGCAGGGCGGCTACATCCGCGACCGCAAGGCCGACGGCACCTGGGCGGGCACCTTCACGCCGGGCACCGGCAGCGGATTCGTCGAGGGGTCCAGCGCCCGGTACACCTGGATGGTGTACTCGGACGTGGCGGGCCTCGCCAGTGCCATGGGCGGCAACGACCAGGCACTGAAGCGACTCGATGCCTTCTTCCGGACACCGGACGGGAAGTTCGACTTCTCGGCGCAGGACGCCACGCGTTACGACGCTACCAACGAGCCGGACATAAACGCCCCTTACCTGTATGACTACTTGGGGGCTCCGTACAAGACGCAGGAGACTGTCCGCGCGGAGATGGATCAGCTGTGGACCGACACCCCGGGCGGCATCCCCGGTAACGACGACGCGGGAACCATGTCGTCCTGGTACGTCTTCTCGGCGCTCGGCATGTACCCGCAGAACCCGAGCCGCGCCGATCTGATCCTCTCCGCTCCGCTGTTCCCGCACGCGGTGGTGCACACCGGACACGGGAAGACGATCACGATCAACGCGCCTGCCGCATCGTCGGAGAACAAGTACATCCACGGCCTGAAGGTCGATGGCAGGACGTCCGGCAAGCCGTGGGTTCCCGCCTCGCTCGTCACCCGTGGCGGCACACTCGACTACGCCCTCGGGGCGACCGCGGACACCTCCTGGGGAAGCGCGGCGGCAGACGCCCCGCCGTCCTTCCCCGGCGGCGGCGTGAAGTACTTCACCGGCGCCACGCCGGAGAGGCTCAAGGTCGAGCCCGGATCGGGAAGCGCGGAGACGACCGTCAAGGTACAGACACTGGAGGCAAAGGCCACCGAAGTCCACTGGACGGCGAAGCCGCCGGCCGGTGTCACGGTCACACCCACGGAGGGCGACTTCACGGTCCCGGCACGCGGTTCGGCGAGCGCGAAGCTCACCGTATCGGCCGCGGCGGACACGGCCGAGGGCCACTACACGGTCCCGGTCACGCTGCGGTCGTCCGCCGGCAATGAGCTCCCGAAGACGTCGGCCGCGGTGACCGTCGCCGAGAAGAACAGCATGCTGTGGAACCGCAACAGCACCGGAATCTCCACCGACGACGACGATCCGCGGGCCAACTTCGACGGTGAGGGCTGGAGTTACTCGGCCAAGGCACTCGCCGCGGCGGGCGTGACGCCCGGCGGGACGGTCTCGTCCGGCGGCTTCGACTTCGACTGGCCCAAGGTGGTCGCGGGCGACCCGGACAACATCGAGGTCGTGGGAGCCGGCCCGCAGGTGCTGAACGTCCCGTCGGCGCCGGCGGACACGAAGCTCAGCCTGCTGGGCAGTGCGGCCGAGGGCTCGGCCAGCGGTCAGGTGACGCTGACGTACACCGACGGCACCACGCAGCAGGCCGAGATCGGCTTCAGCGACTGGACGCTGGGCGGCGGCACACAGAATCCGTCGTTCGGCAACACGGTCGCGGTCCACACCACGTACCGCGATGTCCAGGGCGGCGGTAAGGACCCGGTGGGTACCGAGATCTTCGCCACCGCCCCGATCACGCTCCAGGCGGGTAAGCAACTGGCGAGCGTGACCCTGCCGTCCGCCACGGACGGCGGCGTGATCCACGTCTTCGCGGTGGCCACCGCCTGA
- a CDS encoding DinB family protein — MTTTERPMPPLNADERTNLESWLDFYRTTLAMKCDGLTEEQVRTASVPPSPLTLLGLVQHMAEVERNWFRRVLTGEDVPAIHSPRADPAGRDDGFGLSDNISFETARATWQGEIARARANCATRGLEDTSPFMGGEVSLRWIYTHMTAEYARHNGHADFIRERIDGATGV; from the coding sequence ATGACGACCACTGAACGGCCGATGCCGCCCCTGAACGCCGACGAGCGTACGAATCTGGAGAGTTGGCTCGACTTCTACCGGACCACCTTGGCCATGAAGTGCGACGGCCTCACCGAGGAGCAGGTACGGACCGCCTCCGTGCCTCCTTCGCCGCTGACGCTGCTGGGGCTCGTCCAGCACATGGCCGAGGTCGAACGGAACTGGTTCCGCCGCGTGCTGACGGGCGAGGACGTACCGGCCATCCACAGTCCGCGGGCCGACCCGGCCGGCCGCGACGACGGATTCGGTCTCTCCGACAACATCTCTTTCGAGACGGCCCGGGCCACCTGGCAGGGAGAGATCGCCCGCGCCCGCGCCAACTGCGCCACTCGGGGGCTGGAGGACACCAGCCCGTTCATGGGCGGCGAGGTGAGCCTGCGGTGGATCTACACGCACATGACCGCCGAATACGCCCGGCACAACGGGCACGCCGACTTCATCCGCGAGCGGATCGACGGCGCCACCGGCGTCTGA